In Hyphomicrobiaceae bacterium, the following are encoded in one genomic region:
- the phaR gene encoding polyhydroxyalkanoate synthesis repressor PhaR, which produces MLPNAEAPTPRKESVVIKKYANRRLYNTETSTYVTLEDLAKMVRSDRDFVVYDAKNGDDLTHQVLTQIIVEQESREGGQTLLPIPFLRQLIRFYDDSIARMVPSYLQFSMENFAKEQARFREQFATAFTNPSAAFEFYQKQAQQNMAMFEQAMQMWGAFGAAAGGKKPGGEIDPTKASTETATTTGPLKDELGELKAQLSAMQQKIEKLTQNKP; this is translated from the coding sequence ATGCTCCCCAATGCTGAAGCTCCGACGCCGAGAAAAGAATCGGTTGTCATCAAGAAATACGCCAACCGCCGTCTCTATAACACCGAGACCAGCACCTATGTGACGCTGGAAGACTTGGCGAAGATGGTTCGGTCGGATCGTGATTTCGTAGTTTACGACGCAAAGAACGGGGACGACCTCACGCATCAGGTGCTTACGCAGATTATCGTTGAGCAGGAGAGCCGTGAAGGCGGGCAGACCCTTTTGCCCATTCCGTTCCTGCGGCAGCTCATTCGCTTTTATGACGACAGCATTGCCCGCATGGTTCCTAGCTATCTGCAATTCTCGATGGAGAATTTCGCTAAGGAGCAGGCCCGCTTCCGAGAACAATTCGCGACCGCATTCACCAATCCGTCGGCAGCCTTCGAGTTCTATCAAAAGCAGGCGCAGCAGAACATGGCGATGTTCGAGCAAGCGATGCAAATGTGGGGAGCCTTCGGGGCGGCTGCAGGCGGCAAGAAACCCGGTGGCGAGATCGATCCAACCAAGGCCTCAACGGAAACTGCAACCACAACTGGTCCTTTGAAGGATGAACTAGGCGAACTCAAAGCCCAGCTCTCGGCCATGCAGCAGAAGATCGAGAAGCTAACGCAGAACAAGCCCTGA
- the mtgA gene encoding monofunctional biosynthetic peptidoglycan transglycosylase, whose amino-acid sequence MDDRSYSQDEEEGAMPPTVRSGVSDRVSRRLSAVEPVRPGVPDPSPSGVMAGSNIRSAPFAAPAPRGAAKRIEPDFSSLFAASPRALNGNEAVPDRQGFFPTSEVYVPPQQPSLGLGADHPSANLDAWTGLSDGRSAPGAEPPKADWGRVVARCARYLMAAALVWLVAVFLLILTYRFVDPPMSALMLQRKLIGEDVKHTWVPLAAISPKLVRAVIVSEDGRFCQHWGVDVEAIESAIAKSGDGTPRGASTISMQVAKNLFLWPSKSYVRKVLEVPLTVAIETLWPKRRIMEVYLNIAEWGPGVFGAEEAARHHFRKPARRLSDREASQLAVALPNPIRRDAGKPGPGTRRLASLNMARSRGSSSALTGCVLGSYAPN is encoded by the coding sequence ATGGACGATCGGTCGTACAGCCAGGATGAAGAAGAAGGTGCCATGCCGCCAACGGTGCGCAGCGGCGTCTCAGATCGGGTTTCGCGGCGCTTGAGCGCAGTGGAGCCCGTACGGCCCGGTGTGCCTGATCCCTCGCCTTCGGGCGTGATGGCAGGTTCGAATATTCGTTCCGCACCTTTCGCCGCTCCAGCTCCGCGAGGGGCTGCGAAGCGTATCGAGCCAGATTTCTCCTCGCTTTTCGCCGCAAGTCCACGCGCCTTGAATGGAAATGAAGCTGTGCCGGACCGGCAAGGCTTCTTTCCGACTTCCGAAGTCTATGTCCCGCCTCAACAACCTTCACTCGGCTTAGGGGCAGACCACCCCTCGGCAAATTTGGATGCCTGGACTGGACTTTCCGATGGTCGATCTGCACCAGGGGCCGAGCCGCCGAAGGCAGATTGGGGACGGGTCGTTGCGCGCTGCGCGAGATACTTGATGGCCGCCGCATTGGTCTGGCTGGTGGCCGTCTTTCTGTTGATCTTGACCTATCGGTTCGTCGATCCTCCGATGTCGGCGCTCATGCTTCAGCGCAAACTGATTGGAGAGGATGTCAAGCACACCTGGGTTCCTTTGGCTGCCATTTCGCCCAAACTGGTTCGCGCCGTCATCGTCAGCGAGGATGGGCGCTTTTGCCAGCATTGGGGCGTCGATGTCGAAGCAATCGAATCCGCCATTGCAAAATCGGGTGACGGCACGCCACGAGGCGCCAGCACAATCTCCATGCAGGTGGCTAAAAACCTCTTCCTTTGGCCGTCCAAGAGCTACGTTCGCAAGGTGCTGGAAGTGCCGCTGACGGTCGCCATTGAAACGCTTTGGCCCAAGCGGCGCATCATGGAAGTATACCTGAATATTGCCGAATGGGGGCCTGGGGTATTTGGCGCCGAAGAAGCAGCACGCCATCACTTCCGCAAGCCTGCCCGAAGGCTCAGCGACCGGGAGGCGTCGCAACTTGCGGTGGCGCTGCCCAACCCAATTCGGCGAGACGCCGGCAAACCGGGCCCCGGAACGCGGCGGTTGGCATCGCTCAATATGGCCCGTTCCCGAGGGAGTTCATCAGCACTCACAGGGTGCGTCTTGGGGTCGTATGCGCCCAACTGA
- a CDS encoding EAL domain-containing protein gives MDDGLQKAGRVQTDPLTEGEGLDLIGILSAIDETAYVWDIASDRIDWESNASEILGVPNQQCIATGTGFQLLISPEHLARRAEAFSQSAAIDGVRGVAYRLQYRFLPVGRRSDTSIWLEDHGRWWPGPDGKPARARGVMRVINDRYLEEQRLLYRSDHDELTGQLNRIRLTEALTAVLGRTQRTGQPCAFLMAAVNNLAVVNETFGFDVGDEVISAAAHKIKERLRGGDVLGRYSSNKFGIILHDCGPGAMRIAAERFMKAVREHTIKTSACHLTATLSIGGVILPDQANSVQQALNYALHALDRAKSKRFDCFMTYEPLSAAESNRRKSISVADDVIEALDQQRMRLVLQPMVGAKSDKPEIYECLLRMERADGSIASAGEFIPIAEQLGLSRLIDRRTLELSIGILKRNPQITLSLNVSGLTCSDHEWLVTLRRLTGGRKELTSRLIVEITETAAIQDLDQSINFVDTLKELGCRVAIDDFGAGYTSFKNLKLLNVDMVKIDGAFVKNVADDTSDQIFIKTMIELANTFGLETVAEWVGDERSVDLLKKAGITYLQGFYYGLPIEVDELEEAA, from the coding sequence ATGGATGACGGTTTGCAAAAGGCCGGTCGCGTCCAGACAGATCCTTTGACTGAGGGCGAAGGACTGGATCTTATCGGTATTCTTTCGGCTATCGACGAGACGGCCTACGTCTGGGATATCGCAAGCGATCGGATCGATTGGGAAAGCAACGCCAGCGAAATACTTGGCGTCCCCAACCAGCAATGCATCGCCACCGGGACGGGTTTTCAACTTCTGATCTCGCCGGAGCATCTAGCGCGCCGCGCCGAAGCTTTCAGTCAATCAGCCGCCATCGATGGCGTGCGCGGGGTAGCTTACCGCTTACAGTATCGCTTTCTGCCCGTGGGGCGTCGCTCCGACACTTCCATTTGGTTGGAGGACCACGGCCGCTGGTGGCCCGGTCCCGACGGCAAGCCCGCGCGTGCGCGCGGTGTGATGCGTGTTATCAACGATCGCTATCTGGAGGAGCAGAGACTTCTGTATCGCTCCGATCACGATGAGCTCACTGGGCAGCTCAATCGCATTCGCCTGACGGAGGCGCTGACTGCCGTCTTGGGTCGCACGCAACGGACGGGACAGCCGTGCGCCTTTCTGATGGCCGCGGTGAACAACCTCGCCGTCGTCAACGAGACCTTCGGTTTTGATGTTGGCGATGAGGTGATTTCGGCGGCGGCACACAAGATCAAAGAGCGTCTTCGCGGTGGCGACGTGCTTGGCCGCTATTCGTCGAACAAGTTCGGCATCATCCTACACGACTGCGGACCCGGCGCGATGCGGATCGCGGCTGAACGATTTATGAAGGCCGTGCGCGAACACACGATCAAGACCTCGGCTTGCCATCTGACGGCGACGCTTTCAATCGGCGGCGTGATACTGCCAGATCAAGCCAACAGCGTGCAGCAGGCATTGAACTATGCCTTGCATGCGCTCGATCGTGCCAAGTCGAAGCGCTTTGACTGCTTCATGACTTATGAGCCGCTTAGCGCGGCCGAGTCCAATCGGCGCAAGTCCATTTCAGTGGCCGACGACGTTATCGAGGCGCTCGATCAGCAGCGCATGCGGCTCGTGCTGCAGCCGATGGTCGGCGCAAAATCCGACAAACCCGAGATCTATGAATGTCTGCTGCGCATGGAGCGGGCAGACGGAAGCATAGCGTCTGCGGGAGAGTTCATTCCCATTGCCGAGCAACTTGGGTTGTCGCGCTTGATCGACAGGCGCACTCTGGAATTGTCGATTGGCATACTGAAGCGCAATCCACAAATTACGCTCTCGCTCAACGTCTCGGGCCTGACGTGCTCCGATCACGAGTGGCTGGTAACGCTCCGGCGCCTGACAGGCGGCCGTAAGGAACTGACGAGCAGGCTTATCGTGGAAATCACCGAGACGGCTGCCATTCAGGACCTGGATCAGTCGATCAACTTCGTCGACACCTTGAAGGAACTCGGTTGCCGCGTCGCCATTGATGATTTTGGCGCGGGATACACCTCGTTCAAGAACTTAAAGCTCCTCAACGTCGATATGGTCAAAATCGACGGTGCGTTTGTGAAGAACGTTGCCGACGACACGTCCGATCAAATCTTCATCAAGACGATGATTGAATTGGCCAACACATTCGGGCTTGAAACGGTCGCCGAATGGGTGGGCGATGAGCGCTCGGTCGATCTGCTGAAGAAAGCCGGCATCACATATTTGCAGGGCTTCTATTACGGGCTGCCGATCGAGGTGGACGAACTCGAAGAAGCTGCCTGA
- a CDS encoding Fur family transcriptional regulator: MPTAASDEAKAKDRLKATIEQAVQIFAEKNLRFTELRRKVFEEIASTQESVGAYEVLDRLAKKGTRLAPISVYRALDALLEAGVVHRLESKNAYFASRRPLGRNGRRPIFLSCEQCGCVFETDGDEIFAAIDAATHDAKFEARVKFVEVSGTCQMCAEKAGD, translated from the coding sequence ATGCCGACGGCCGCAAGCGATGAAGCCAAAGCCAAAGATCGCCTCAAGGCGACCATCGAGCAGGCTGTGCAGATTTTCGCAGAGAAGAACCTTCGCTTCACGGAGCTCCGCCGTAAGGTTTTCGAGGAGATCGCCTCCACGCAGGAAAGCGTTGGAGCTTATGAGGTTTTGGACCGGCTCGCCAAGAAGGGCACGCGTCTGGCACCCATTTCGGTTTATCGGGCGCTCGATGCCCTCCTGGAAGCGGGCGTCGTCCACCGGCTGGAAAGTAAGAATGCCTATTTCGCCAGCCGCCGTCCCTTGGGCCGCAACGGGCGTCGTCCGATCTTTCTGTCCTGCGAACAGTGCGGTTGTGTCTTCGAGACGGACGGAGACGAGATCTTCGCGGCCATCGACGCAGCCACGCACGATGCGAAGTTTGAGGCGCGCGTAAAGTTCGTCGAAGTCTCCGGCACCTGTCAAATGTGTGCGGAGAAGGCGGGCGATTGA
- a CDS encoding acetyl-CoA C-acetyltransferase — protein sequence MTQDSNTIVIASAARTPVGSFNGSLASVPAHKLGEVAIRAALERAGVAPGDVSEVILGQVLTAGQGQGPARQASIGAGIPVDAPAWGINQICGSGLRAVALGMQQIATGSANIVVAGGQESMSQSNHAVYMREGTKMGDVKMVDTMVRDGLWDAFNNYHMGTTAENVARQWQISREEQDKFAVASQNKAEAARKAGKFKDEIAPVTIKGRKGDVVVDTDEYIKDGVTLESVGKLRPAFDKEGSVTAANASGINDGAAVVVLMTAAEAAKRGITPLARIVSWATTGVDPSIMGTGPIAASKKALERAGWTIDDLDLIEANEAFAAQAISVNKGLGWDTSKVNVNGGAIAIGHPIGASGARILNTLVHEMKRSGAKKGLATLCIGGGMGVAMCVARD from the coding sequence ATGACCCAGGATTCTAACACCATCGTAATCGCAAGTGCCGCCCGTACGCCGGTCGGCTCGTTCAATGGGTCTTTAGCAAGCGTCCCGGCGCACAAATTGGGCGAAGTCGCCATTCGCGCGGCCCTCGAACGGGCTGGCGTTGCTCCCGGCGACGTGTCTGAAGTGATCCTTGGTCAGGTGCTGACCGCCGGTCAGGGTCAGGGCCCAGCCCGCCAGGCATCGATTGGCGCCGGCATCCCCGTCGACGCGCCAGCCTGGGGCATCAACCAGATTTGTGGCTCGGGCTTGCGTGCGGTCGCTCTCGGCATGCAGCAGATCGCAACCGGCTCGGCCAATATCGTCGTTGCAGGCGGTCAGGAAAGCATGAGCCAATCGAACCATGCGGTCTACATGCGTGAAGGCACCAAGATGGGCGACGTGAAGATGGTCGACACAATGGTGCGCGATGGTCTTTGGGATGCCTTCAACAACTACCACATGGGCACGACGGCCGAGAACGTGGCTCGCCAGTGGCAGATCAGCCGCGAAGAGCAGGACAAGTTCGCCGTTGCCTCGCAGAATAAGGCTGAAGCCGCCCGCAAGGCTGGCAAGTTCAAAGACGAGATCGCTCCGGTCACGATCAAGGGTCGTAAGGGTGACGTCGTCGTAGACACCGACGAGTACATCAAGGACGGGGTAACGCTTGAGTCCGTGGGCAAGTTGCGCCCCGCTTTCGACAAAGAAGGTTCCGTCACAGCGGCCAATGCGTCTGGCATCAACGACGGTGCTGCGGTTGTGGTTTTGATGACGGCTGCTGAAGCCGCCAAGCGCGGGATCACGCCTCTGGCGCGGATCGTCTCCTGGGCAACCACGGGCGTCGATCCCTCCATCATGGGCACGGGTCCGATCGCGGCCTCGAAGAAAGCATTGGAACGCGCCGGCTGGACGATCGACGATCTCGACCTTATCGAAGCCAATGAAGCGTTCGCCGCACAGGCCATCTCGGTCAACAAGGGCCTGGGTTGGGATACGAGCAAGGTGAACGTCAATGGCGGCGCGATTGCGATCGGCCATCCCATCGGCGCTTCGGGTGCCCGCATTCTCAACACTCTTGTACACGAAATGAAGCGTTCGGGCGCCAAGAAGGGTCTCGCCACGCTTTGCATCGGTGGCGGTATGGGCGTTGCGATGTGCGTGGCGCGCGACTAA
- a CDS encoding metal ABC transporter permease → MSWPEPFFVRAMIAAAALAAIAAPLGCIIVWRRMAYVGETLAQASLLGVALGLALQINLTFTVILAAIIAATVLIAFGQQRLLALDSILGLMHHATLALGVLAISMLKGPSVDLMSFLFGDVFAVTNGDLGWIALGGGFVFAVMIKLWRPLLRLSIDADLATAEGVDPVVPKAVFDILLAVTIAVAMKIVGVLLVMAFLIVPAVSARFIARTPESMAVLAALFGVIGSVLGLTLSLVHDTPGGPSIVLAMTLLAVISLIAGRALKR, encoded by the coding sequence GTGTCTTGGCCTGAGCCTTTTTTCGTGCGCGCGATGATCGCCGCTGCCGCACTGGCTGCGATTGCGGCCCCGTTGGGGTGCATCATCGTCTGGCGGCGCATGGCCTATGTCGGGGAAACGTTGGCGCAGGCGAGCCTGCTCGGCGTCGCCCTCGGCCTGGCGCTACAAATCAATCTGACGTTCACGGTCATTTTGGCGGCGATTATCGCAGCGACGGTGTTGATCGCCTTTGGTCAACAACGGCTCCTTGCGCTCGACAGCATCCTGGGCCTGATGCATCACGCAACGCTGGCGCTCGGAGTGCTCGCCATATCCATGCTCAAAGGTCCGTCGGTCGATCTTATGAGTTTCCTGTTTGGAGATGTGTTTGCCGTTACCAACGGAGATCTTGGCTGGATCGCGCTAGGCGGAGGCTTCGTATTCGCGGTGATGATCAAGCTTTGGCGGCCGTTGCTGCGCTTATCCATCGACGCCGACCTCGCTACGGCCGAAGGCGTGGATCCGGTCGTGCCTAAGGCTGTTTTCGACATCCTTCTCGCGGTGACTATTGCGGTGGCCATGAAGATCGTCGGCGTCCTGCTGGTGATGGCATTTCTTATCGTTCCAGCGGTTTCTGCTCGCTTCATTGCCCGCACGCCGGAATCTATGGCGGTTCTAGCCGCGCTCTTCGGCGTCATCGGATCTGTGCTGGGCTTAACGCTTTCGCTCGTTCATGATACCCCTGGCGGGCCCAGCATCGTACTGGCGATGACGCTATTGGCGGTGATTTCTCTGATCGCTGGGCGCGCGTTGAAACGGTGA
- a CDS encoding polyprenyl synthetase family protein, with protein MQLPQRLSDAAALTDRRLSALLDLQIGAGTPKRLASAMQHAALSGGKRFRPFLLIESAALFNVPAHAAVDAAAALECVHCYSLVHDDLPSMDNDRLRRGQPTVWTAFDEWTAILAGDALQTLAFEILAAPTTHPDGTIRSMLVSVLAKASGPAGMVGGQALDLEAERLAGDGRSDAAHISNLQAMKTGRLIRVACEMGAILGGASDTERAALANYGEALGLAFQISDDLLDAEGGEEIVGKATGKDAAAGKATLVGLLGTGPARKALDKTIDDAVRHLAPFASKAEHLVEAARFMGRRKS; from the coding sequence ATTCAATTGCCACAGCGACTCAGCGACGCCGCCGCGCTCACCGACCGCCGTCTGAGCGCCTTGCTCGACTTGCAGATCGGAGCCGGAACTCCGAAGCGTCTGGCTTCAGCCATGCAACATGCCGCACTGTCAGGGGGTAAGCGATTCCGCCCCTTCCTGCTGATTGAAAGCGCAGCCTTGTTCAATGTTCCAGCACACGCCGCCGTCGATGCGGCCGCGGCCCTTGAATGCGTGCACTGCTACTCTCTCGTTCATGATGATCTGCCTTCGATGGACAACGACCGGTTGAGGCGCGGACAGCCCACGGTTTGGACGGCCTTTGACGAGTGGACTGCAATTCTGGCGGGCGACGCTCTGCAAACCCTGGCGTTTGAAATTCTGGCCGCGCCGACCACGCATCCTGACGGAACCATCCGCAGTATGCTCGTCAGCGTACTCGCAAAGGCGTCGGGCCCTGCGGGAATGGTCGGCGGTCAAGCACTCGATCTTGAGGCGGAACGGCTCGCTGGCGACGGCCGTTCGGACGCAGCGCACATTTCAAATCTGCAAGCGATGAAGACCGGCAGACTTATTCGCGTAGCCTGTGAAATGGGTGCCATCCTTGGCGGCGCGAGCGACACAGAGCGAGCCGCACTTGCCAATTATGGTGAGGCGCTCGGCCTTGCTTTCCAGATCAGTGACGACCTGCTCGACGCCGAAGGGGGAGAGGAAATAGTCGGAAAAGCCACCGGCAAGGATGCAGCCGCAGGCAAGGCAACGCTCGTCGGCTTGTTGGGCACAGGACCTGCGCGAAAGGCACTCGATAAAACGATAGACGATGCGGTTCGGCACCTCGCGCCATTCGCCAGCAAGGCCGAGCATCTCGTTGAAGCAGCCCGCTTCATGGGGCGGCGGAAATCATAA
- a CDS encoding metal ABC transporter ATP-binding protein, which produces MSAAEPATIVHDHDHVAHRHFEHGPDCGCGHHVAAPVDRNALISARDLAITRGGRPLLSGVDLDVRSGEIVTLIGPNGAGKSTLVKLILSILKPDRGTIFKQPGTRIGYVPQKFAADGTIPMTVERFLALGNDVSAAEVAKALDEAGVAHTANQQLTQLSGGETQRVLIARALLRKPNLLVLDEPASGVDYAGEAELYDLIGGLRDRHRLGVLLVSHDLHVVMRKSDRVLCLNGHVCCSGRPEAVARSDEYIRLFGEEAAKSLAIYHHHHDHKHDITGAAMPISDDAPDAQER; this is translated from the coding sequence GTGTCCGCTGCTGAACCCGCCACAATCGTTCACGACCACGACCACGTGGCTCACCGACACTTTGAACACGGTCCGGACTGTGGATGCGGCCATCATGTGGCCGCCCCCGTGGATCGGAACGCGCTGATCTCCGCGCGCGACCTCGCCATCACTCGGGGAGGGCGCCCGCTCCTGTCCGGTGTCGATCTCGATGTCCGATCCGGCGAGATCGTCACTCTGATCGGGCCGAACGGCGCTGGAAAATCCACTCTGGTCAAGCTCATCCTTTCGATCCTGAAGCCGGATCGTGGAACGATTTTCAAACAGCCTGGAACGCGCATCGGGTATGTTCCGCAGAAGTTCGCGGCCGACGGCACAATTCCCATGACGGTCGAGCGATTTCTTGCGTTGGGGAATGACGTGAGCGCGGCGGAGGTCGCAAAGGCTCTGGACGAAGCCGGCGTGGCCCACACGGCAAACCAGCAATTGACCCAGCTTTCAGGTGGCGAGACCCAGCGGGTACTAATTGCCCGGGCGTTGCTCCGCAAACCCAATCTGCTCGTGCTCGATGAGCCCGCGAGCGGCGTGGACTACGCAGGGGAAGCCGAGCTTTATGATCTTATTGGCGGCCTTCGGGATCGACACCGGCTGGGCGTACTGCTCGTCAGTCACGACCTTCATGTCGTGATGAGAAAGAGCGACCGGGTCCTCTGTCTCAACGGACACGTGTGCTGTTCGGGCCGCCCGGAGGCGGTGGCGCGATCTGATGAATATATCCGCCTGTTCGGTGAAGAGGCGGCCAAGTCATTAGCCATCTATCATCATCATCACGACCACAAGCACGACATTACGGGTGCGGCGATGCCCATTTCCGATGATGCGCCGGACGCGCAGGAGAGATAG
- the ispG gene encoding flavodoxin-dependent (E)-4-hydroxy-3-methylbut-2-enyl-diphosphate synthase, with the protein MTSYPDLGLSTRHKTHAVDVGGVIVGGGAPVVVQSMTNTDTADIAGTVKQIAELARQGSELVRITVDRDEAAKAVPHIRDQLRARGVEVPIVGDFHYIGHKLLGENPDCAQALDKYRINPGNVGFKEKKDKQFGAIIELALKHRKPVRIGVNWGSLDQELLTFLMDENAAKGSPLSARSVMHEAMVRSALLSAARAEEMGLGADRIIISAKVSSVQDLVAVYALLAARSHYALHLGLTEAGMGSKGIVASSAAIGILLQQGIGDTIRFSLTPEPGGDRTLEVRTAQELLQTMGLRSFVPVVAACPGCGRTTSTVFQELARDVQNMIRDRMPEWKALYPGVETLNFAVMGCIVNGPGESKHADVGISLPGTGEQPAAPVFIDGKKAMTLRGPNIAAEFKLIVEDYIQQRFGAGAKSSNHGEGAAAE; encoded by the coding sequence ATGACCAGTTATCCCGATCTGGGGCTGTCAACCCGCCACAAGACCCATGCCGTCGATGTCGGCGGGGTGATCGTGGGCGGCGGCGCACCTGTCGTCGTGCAATCGATGACTAACACCGATACCGCCGACATCGCTGGCACCGTCAAGCAAATTGCCGAACTTGCGCGCCAGGGCTCTGAACTGGTGCGCATCACGGTGGATCGTGACGAGGCCGCCAAGGCCGTACCGCACATCCGCGATCAACTGCGCGCGCGCGGCGTCGAGGTGCCCATCGTTGGCGACTTTCACTATATTGGCCACAAGCTGCTGGGCGAAAATCCTGATTGCGCGCAGGCTCTCGACAAGTATCGCATCAATCCAGGCAACGTCGGCTTCAAGGAAAAGAAGGACAAGCAGTTCGGCGCCATCATCGAACTTGCCCTGAAACACCGAAAGCCGGTTCGCATCGGCGTCAACTGGGGATCGCTCGATCAGGAGTTGCTAACGTTCTTGATGGACGAGAACGCGGCCAAAGGTTCTCCGTTGTCGGCACGCTCCGTCATGCACGAGGCCATGGTTCGCTCCGCGTTGCTGTCAGCCGCGCGTGCGGAGGAAATGGGACTTGGCGCGGATAGAATTATCATCTCGGCGAAAGTGTCGAGCGTGCAGGATCTGGTTGCGGTTTACGCCCTTCTCGCGGCGCGCAGCCACTACGCGCTGCATCTGGGGCTGACGGAAGCCGGTATGGGCTCGAAAGGGATTGTGGCCTCGTCGGCTGCGATCGGTATTCTCCTCCAACAAGGCATCGGCGATACCATCCGCTTCTCGTTGACGCCGGAACCGGGTGGGGACCGCACGCTGGAGGTGCGCACAGCGCAGGAGTTGCTCCAGACGATGGGACTGCGCTCGTTCGTGCCCGTCGTTGCCGCGTGCCCCGGTTGCGGGCGTACGACTTCAACCGTCTTCCAGGAGTTGGCGCGCGACGTTCAAAATATGATCCGCGACCGGATGCCGGAGTGGAAGGCGCTTTATCCAGGCGTCGAAACGCTGAATTTCGCGGTCATGGGCTGCATCGTAAATGGCCCTGGTGAGAGCAAGCACGCAGATGTTGGTATTTCGCTTCCGGGCACCGGAGAGCAGCCGGCGGCACCCGTGTTCATCGACGGCAAAAAGGCGATGACGCTGCGCGGGCCGAATATAGCCGCCGAGTTCAAGCTGATCGTCGAGGACTATATCCAGCAGCGGTTCGGTGCAGGCGCAAAGTCTTCCAACCACGGCGAAGGTGCCGCGGCGGAATAA
- the phbB gene encoding acetoacetyl-CoA reductase, whose product MARVALVTGGTRGIGHAISVALKNAGYRVAASYAGNDAAAQAFQAETGIPVYKFDVSSFEASDKAIKQIEKDLGPIDVLVNNAGITKDIMFHKMTREQWDAVIGTNLNGLFNVTRPVWEGMRARKFGRVINISSINGQKGQMGQVNYSASKAGDLGFTKALAQEGARAGITVNAICPGYIATEMVKAVPQEVMEKNILPQIPVGRLGEPEEIARCVVFLAADNAGFITGATITANGGQYFI is encoded by the coding sequence ATGGCACGAGTGGCCCTGGTTACAGGCGGTACGCGCGGTATTGGCCACGCTATTTCGGTGGCACTGAAGAATGCCGGCTATCGCGTCGCGGCGAGCTACGCCGGAAACGATGCTGCCGCACAGGCGTTTCAGGCGGAAACGGGTATTCCGGTCTACAAGTTCGACGTTTCGAGCTTCGAAGCGTCCGATAAGGCCATCAAGCAGATCGAAAAGGATCTTGGTCCCATCGACGTACTGGTGAACAACGCTGGTATCACCAAGGACATCATGTTCCATAAGATGACCCGGGAGCAGTGGGACGCCGTGATCGGCACCAACCTCAATGGTCTGTTCAACGTTACCCGCCCGGTCTGGGAAGGTATGCGCGCGCGCAAGTTCGGTCGCGTGATCAACATCTCCTCCATCAACGGCCAGAAGGGTCAGATGGGTCAGGTCAATTACTCCGCTTCCAAGGCGGGTGATCTCGGCTTCACCAAAGCGCTTGCTCAAGAGGGTGCACGCGCGGGCATCACCGTCAATGCGATCTGCCCCGGATACATCGCGACCGAAATGGTCAAGGCCGTACCGCAAGAGGTGATGGAAAAGAACATCCTTCCGCAGATCCCGGTCGGCCGTCTCGGCGAGCCTGAGGAGATTGCTCGGTGTGTGGTGTTTCTTGCCGCCGACAACGCTGGCTTCATCACCGGCGCGACCATCACCGCCAACGGCGGGCAGTACTTCATCTGA
- the rpmF gene encoding 50S ribosomal protein L32, whose translation MAVPRKKVSRMKRGQRRAHDALSAPAYVEDKDSGERRRPHHIDLKSGKYRGRQILEPKTEV comes from the coding sequence ATGGCAGTTCCGCGCAAAAAGGTTTCGCGCATGAAGCGCGGCCAGCGCCGTGCGCACGACGCGCTTTCCGCCCCGGCCTATGTCGAGGACAAGGACTCAGGCGAGCGTCGCCGCCCGCACCATATCGATCTGAAGTCGGGCAAGTACCGCGGCCGTCAGATTCTCGAGCCCAAGACCGAGGTCTGA